In Gossypium hirsutum isolate 1008001.06 chromosome A10, Gossypium_hirsutum_v2.1, whole genome shotgun sequence, the DNA window attattattatcttgtATCATTATTTTGTTTCACATAATACTTATCTATAtttattccattattattttatcattttttacttaaattataagttcGTTTACACTTATTacataatatttgttatttttattgtcattatcatcatcattaacATACATATATACGTGTGTATTTTTCATGTGTATATTAGTATTTTTACCATTACTACGAATACtattccttttattattttagaacatTATTTCTATTGtgaatattattgttatttttatgctaatattatattttaatgtttttcattAATTGTATCATCGCTTGCATTGTTTACAATTTCCTATcgcaaatgatattttttatgttttctaatcaacttcaaaaataaataaggcaACATACCGATTTAACATTGAGTCGTCggtttcatcgctatgttgggtgaatatcaatcggcttgtgttaaaaacggaacgtccttctcaaaagaaattgagattgtaaaaattctcgtgttttgatcggatcatgattaaatattacattgaactcgcatttttgaaaattaagacaatacatgcttaacgagataccaattttgggcgtcgcgagggtgctaatactttcctcgtgcgtaaccgacttccgaaccttattttttctctggcttttgatgtagacctaaactcggccttctttttgtttaaaaaaataaaatttcttttaaaaagaaggatttattaggtgtccgatcacacctagaaaaaggatcggtggcgactccctcttttaataaaactaaaattccattttcaaagttttcaaataatcgcctcaactagcgatcaaagtaaaatttttacgtcgtttatatatttatttataaaaataatttattctgACTCATGTCTTATCATGGGccctttatatatttattttaatacgtcttgtagatattttatttattagcctaaatataaaaataaattataataaaaaatgaatagaacaataattaattaataaaaaataaaattatcattttatttaaaatcatttaataaataaacatgaatttttatttatttatacatatatttcattGCTCTCGAATTAAAGTGGAGAGTCTACCAAACTTGGAGGTCTTGATCTTAACCGACAATAGGATCGAAAGTCTCCGGCATTTACCAGGTATAAATTGAATCCCATATTCAATCAGCAAACTTCTCAAGTTAGGATGATCCATGAATTTATATGAGCAACTCAgctaatatattaaatcattagTAATAAATTATTACTGCACCAGATAAGACAAAAGCATCGGGagaaattgaatattttttattaaaatataccatAACTTCCTATATTCTTTGTCAATTTAgagtaattgaatttttatttatttaaacatatatttcattGTTGTTGAGTAGAAGTGAAGAGTCTGCCAAACTTGAAGGTCTTGGATTTAAGCTACAATAGGATCTAAAGTCTCCAGTATTTACGAGGTATAAACCAAAGTTCTCAAGTTAGAATGATCCATGAATCTATAAGCAACTCAgctaatatattaaatcattagTAATAAATTATTACTGCACCAGATAACACAAAAGCATAGGGagaaattgaatattttttattaaaatataccataactgtatttttttgaatttgaaatttaatcattctactttttaaaatttaatattcagGTTTAATTGTTAATACGGTTAAACATTTtcttaaattcaagttaattttaACATCATTCTTTTAGTTACATTACtaccaattgattttttttttgttttaaaatgttacaccaacaaatttaacaaaaaactATGTTAATAATTAgacctaaattttcaaatttgaagagtaaagggactaaattttttgaaattaaagtacaaaaactaaatttcaaatttatgaaaagtataggaacctataacatgttttaaccaatattttttgtttcaagttatataaaacaaattttccatgaaacaatATAACAAATTTTCTACAGATATGAATTTGGAAGAGCTTGACTTGAGTGGGAATAGGTTGAAGAACAGTGATCTGACATATATCAAGGGGCTAAGTGTAAAGTCCTTGAATATTGGAGGAAATCTAGTGCAAGGATCAATCGATATTGGAGGTAtgtacaattaatttcataaaccaATAAGAAGTTTTTTAGAATAGGACACAACTTAGAATTTCATAGCTATATTTTTGTAATGATTATTTAACTGACAAAATGAATATTTAACTGAATTGAATAGTGTTGAATAATTTGACAAAGCTGAAGGAGTTGGATATGAGTAATAATGAAATTGAGAGCCTTCAATATTTTCATGGTATGTGTTGATATATTTTACTCTATCAAACTTCGTATAGATACATACAATTTTAATATTCCCTTGATAATAAATCTACTTATCTAAATGCTTTGTAGATGGTGAGAGACAACTTAAGTTGATCAATTTAGAAAAGCTTGATTTGAGTTACAATTTTTTCAATAATACCTTATTGGCACGGCTCGGAGGACTTTCCAATCTGAAGTCTTTGAATGTAGGGAATAACTTAATTAATGGatcaataaatattattgaaGGTATAATTACATTTAATGATTATTGAACAAATCAAGCTACTTTCTTCAGTTATTGCATTAATTAACTACTTTCTATTTGCAAATCTTTATAGAATTAGATGGTTTGATCAATTTAGAAGAATTAGTGTTGGATGGTTCACATCTCAGCAACATTCTTCACAGCATTCGTGTGTTGAATTCTCTCAATCAAAGCCTTGTCTTTGCATGACTGTGGGCTGACCGGAACACTACCTACCCAAGGTAAATTAactatgatttaattatttaagcgAGACTAAACGATTTCTTATCATTGATTTTGGAGACGAGTccatattatttaactaattttgaaaaagtaactgtttattattattattgaatttgTTTTACAGGATGGTGTGACTTACGGAAGCTTGAGGTGTTGGATATTAGCGAAAATGCACTTGAGGGAGAACTTCCTTCATGTTTGGCTAACTTATCATCTCTTTATCATTTGGATATTTCTGGTAATCAATTCATTGGAAATGGTGCCTCCACTACTCTAGCCAATCTCACATTGCTTAAATTTGTTTTTCTTACGCGAAACCTATTTAAAGTTCCATCTTTTTTCATGTCATTTGCCAACCACTCACATCTCGAAGTCCTCTTCAGCGATCAAATTGAGTTAGTCAAAGAGCCTGCCATTCGAACTTGGATCCCAAAATTCCAAATAAAAGTTTTTCGTTTGTCAAATTGTACACCAAAGGAAGTCCACAATGAAGTTCCCAAATTCCTCTATACCAATATGACCTAAGAGTTATTGATCTTTCATATAATAATTTTGGAGGAAACGTTCCTTTGTAGTTGTTAGAGAACAATACAAGAATGGGAGGATTTTTAATGAAGGGCAATTCTTTTATCAACCGTGATCTCCAGTTCCCTTCACATCCAAATCCATACATGTTCGTATTTGATCTATCTGCAAATAAAATACAAGGCCAAATTCCAACAAACATTTGTTCATTTTTCCCACAACTAAGGATGTTAAACTTATCTAGCAATATCCTTGAAGGTAATATTCCTCCTTGTTTGGGTAGTTTGAAAAGTGGGTACATTGGGTTCTATTTAGATCTATCACATAATCAGTTACATGGAGGAATACCAGAAAAGTTAGCTAAAAGTGACTCATTAGTGTTTCTTAGACTATCGAATAATCGTCTGAGTGGGAAGATAACCCCAACTATCTTTggcttaaattcattaaattttttatatttagatggCAACAACTTTGATGGGAGGTTACCGAGTATTGATATCACAATTGTCCGTCTATCTCCCCTTATGGTTATGGATTTAAGTAATAACAACTTGTCAGGCAAGCTCCCAAGATGGATATCGAATCTATCTGAATTGACGGCATTGGATTTATTCAACAATCAACTTGAGGGTTCCATTCCAAGGGATTTGTGCCATATAGATGGATATCGGGTCTATGT includes these proteins:
- the LOC107895867 gene encoding receptor like protein 21, with the translated sequence MNLEELDLSGNRLKNSDLTYIKGLSVKSLNIGGNLVQGSIDIGVLNNLTKLKELDMSNNEIESLQYFHDGERQLKLINLEKLDLSYNFFNNTLLARLGGLSNLKSLNVGNNLINGSINIIEELDGLINLEELVLDGSHLSNILHSIRWCDLRKLEVLDISENALEGELPSCLANLSSLYHLDISGNQFIGNGASTTLANLTLLKFVFLTRNLFKVPSFFMSFANHSHLEVLFSDQIELVKEPAIRTWIPKFQIKVFRLSNCTPKEVHNEVPKFLYTNMT